TGGACCTTTCCGACCGGGTCATCGTCCTCGACTTCGGCAAGAAGATCGCCGGCGGCACCCCGGCCGAGGTCCTCGCCGACGAGCACGTCAAGAAGGCGTACCTCGGCGAAGAAGACGAGGTCCTCGACGCGCTGGCCGAGGAGACCGCCTGATGGCCGCTCTGACGATCAAGGGCGAGGAGATCGCCTGGGGACCCGCCCCCGCCGTCGCCGCCGAAGCGGACACGCTGCCCAAGCTGCTCGCCCGCAACGCCGCCGCCCACCCGCGCGAGATCGCCCAACGGGAAAAGGAATTCGGCATCTGGATCGCCTACGACTGGGCCGCGGTCGAGGACCACGTCTCGGCGATGGCGGCCGGGTTCGCCAATCTCGGTCTGGGCGCCGGCGACGTGGTCGCCCTCATCGGCGACAACAGGCCGGAGTGGGTGTGGGGCGAGGTCGCCGCGCACGCCTGCCGGGCCATGTCGCTGGGTGTCTACCGCGATGCGCTGGAAGATGAGATCCGCCACCTCTTCGGCCATGCCGAGCCCAAGATCGTCGTCGCCGAGGACGAAGAGCAGGTCGACAAGCTCTTGGAGCTGGGCGACGCCATCCCTTCCGTGAAAGCGATCGTCTACACCGACGATCGCGGCATGCGAAAATACGACGACCCGCGCCTCGTCGACATTCGGACGCTCGAGCATTCCGGGCGCGAGGCGCTCACCGCCCACCCCGGCCGCTGGGCCGAGATGGTGGCGGCGACACGTGCCGAGGACGTCGCGATCCTGTGCACCACCTCCGGCACCACCTCCAATCCGAAGCTCGCGATGTGGACCTCGGCCGCGCTCGTCGGCCACGCCGAGACGTACCTCAGGTCCGACCCGCGCCAGCCGGGGGACGAGTACGTGGCGGTGCTGCCGCTGTCGTGGGTGATGGAGCAGATGTACTCCGTCGGTTGGAATTTCCTCGCCCGCATGACGGTCAACTTCGTCGAGGACGAAGCGACCACGATGGCGGATCTGCGCGAGATCGGCCCCCACTTCGTCCTCTTCTCGCCGCGCGTGTGGGAGCAGGTCGCGGCCGACATTCGCGCCCGCATCATGGACACCTCGCGCTGGAAGCGGGCGATCTACGACTGGGGCGTGAAGAAGGGCATGTCCGCCGCCGAGATCGGCCGCCGCTCGGCCGCCGCCGACGTGGTCCTCTTCCGCCACCTGCGCGACCGGCTCGGCTTCTCGCGGCTGAAGTCGGCCGCGACCGGGGGCGCGGCGATGGGACCCGACACCTTCCGCTTCTTCGAGGCGATGGGCGTGCCGCTGAAACAGCTCTACGGCCAGACCGAGGCGCTCGGCGCGCACACCATCCACAAGGCCGGCGAGGTCGACAACGAGACGGTCGGCTTCCCCATGCCCGGCGTCACGCTGACGATCCGCGATCCCGATCCGGAGGGCCTCGGCGAGATCCTGGTGAAGCACCCGCACATGATGTCGGGCTACTATCGCAACGAGGCGGACTCGGCCGGGAGCTTCACCGACGACGGCTGGTTCCAGACCGGTGACGCCGGCTACCTCACCGAGGCGCGCCAGCTCGTCGTCATCGACCGCATCAAGGACCTGTCGACGACCTCCAAGGGCGTGCGCTTCTCGCCCCAGTTCATCGAGAACAAGTTGAAGTTCTCGACCTACATCGCCGAGGCGGTGATCCTCGGCAAGGACCGGCCCTACCTCGCGGCGATGATCTGCATCCGCTTCCCGATCCTCGCCAAGTGGGCGGAGGAGCGGAAGATCTCCTTCACCACCTACTCCGACCTCGCCTCGCGCCGCGAGGTCTACGACGTCCTGCGCGAGGAGGTGGAGCGGGTGAACGCCACGCTTCCCGAGCACCAGCGGATCGCCAAATTCCTCCTCCTCTACAAAGAGCTGGACGCGGACGACGGCGAGCTGACGCGCACCAAGAAGGTGCGCCGCGGCGTCATCGCCGAGAAGTACGAGACCATCATCGAAACCATCTACTCGGGCGCGCCCCACGTCGACATCGACACGGTGATCCACTTCCAGGACGGCTCGAAGCAGCGCGTGGTGACGACCCTCGCCATCGAGACGCTGAAGAGCGCGCCCGAGCCCGAAGCACGAAGCGCCCACGGGGAGGCCGCGGCATGAACACCGAGCTCTTGGTCCAGCTCCTCGTCAACGGGGTGATCGTGGGGATGCTCTACGGCGTCGTCGCGATGTGCTTCGTCCTCATCTACAAGTCGACGCAGGTGGTGAACTTCGCGCAGGGCGAGTTCGTGGTGCTGGGCGCCTGGGTGTGCCTGTCGCTCGTCATCCAGATGGGGCTGCCCTTCTGGCTCGCCTTCATCTTCAGCCTCGTCTTCATGATGCTCTTCGGCATCCTCGTGCAGGTGGTGCTGCTGCGCCCGCTGGTGGGCGAGCCGATCATCTCCATCATCATGGCGACCATCGGCCTCTCCATCTTCATGCAGGCGCTGATGAACTGG
This portion of the Acuticoccus sp. I52.16.1 genome encodes:
- a CDS encoding AMP-binding protein — encoded protein: MAALTIKGEEIAWGPAPAVAAEADTLPKLLARNAAAHPREIAQREKEFGIWIAYDWAAVEDHVSAMAAGFANLGLGAGDVVALIGDNRPEWVWGEVAAHACRAMSLGVYRDALEDEIRHLFGHAEPKIVVAEDEEQVDKLLELGDAIPSVKAIVYTDDRGMRKYDDPRLVDIRTLEHSGREALTAHPGRWAEMVAATRAEDVAILCTTSGTTSNPKLAMWTSAALVGHAETYLRSDPRQPGDEYVAVLPLSWVMEQMYSVGWNFLARMTVNFVEDEATTMADLREIGPHFVLFSPRVWEQVAADIRARIMDTSRWKRAIYDWGVKKGMSAAEIGRRSAAADVVLFRHLRDRLGFSRLKSAATGGAAMGPDTFRFFEAMGVPLKQLYGQTEALGAHTIHKAGEVDNETVGFPMPGVTLTIRDPDPEGLGEILVKHPHMMSGYYRNEADSAGSFTDDGWFQTGDAGYLTEARQLVVIDRIKDLSTTSKGVRFSPQFIENKLKFSTYIAEAVILGKDRPYLAAMICIRFPILAKWAEERKISFTTYSDLASRREVYDVLREEVERVNATLPEHQRIAKFLLLYKELDADDGELTRTKKVRRGVIAEKYETIIETIYSGAPHVDIDTVIHFQDGSKQRVVTTLAIETLKSAPEPEARSAHGEAAA